The following are encoded together in the Sparus aurata chromosome 1, fSpaAur1.1, whole genome shotgun sequence genome:
- the LOC115582684 gene encoding arachidonate 15-lipoxygenase B-like, with product MDGMPHCIKAEDPHSLPCEVRFSFTKNIQFAYTAITGVIELKLDGLANCKKKWTDMYHLDKVFWHRTKISEYVHEHWKDDAFFGYQFLNGVNPILIRRCTALPSNFPLDDDMVFTPGVSKLKDEMEKGNIFLVDYKLLDGVETNTINGKKQYLMAPLVLLHQTPHNQLKPVAIQLKQTPADDNPIFFPTDSEYDWLMAKIFVRSADFNMHELNVHLLRAHLLAEVFAVSLLRNVPMVHPLYKLLIPHTRYTLQINILARLLLISENGVFTHYAASGGEGMFTILKRSMSSMTYSSLCLPDDIAERGLQDVPNFYYRDDGLQLWDMIHKFVQGVLGYYYKNDSDVQQDSELQKWISDIFEHGFLSKASTGKL from the exons ATGGATGGAATGCCCCACTGCATTAAGGCAGAAGACCCTCATTCTCTCCCTTGTGAGGTCCGCTTCTCCTTCACCAAGAATATACAGTTTGCCTACACTGCAATCACAGG GGTGATAGAGCTGAAACTGGACGGGTTGGCTAATTGCAAGAAGAAGTGGACTGATATGTATCATCTCGATAAGGTGTTCTGGCACAGAACTAAAATTTCAG AGTATGTTCACGAACATTGGAAGGATGATGCGTTTTTCGGCTACCAGTTCCTAAATGGAGTCAACCCCATTTTGATCAGACGTTGTACTGCCCTGCCCAGTAACTTTCCTCTCGATGATGACATGGTGTTTACCCCTGGAGTGTCTAAGTTGAAAGATGAAATGGAG AAAGGCAACATATTCCTGGTGGACTACAAACTTTTGGATGGAGTGGAAACAAACACTATCAACGGGAAGAAGCAGTACTTGATGGCTCCCCTGGTCCTCTTGCACCAAACACCTCACAATCAGCTGAAGCCAGTTGCAATTCAG CTGAAGCAGACTCCAGCAGACGACAACCCCATCTTCTTTCCTACTGATTCTGAGTACGACTGGTTGATGGCCAAGATCTTTGTGAGAAGTGCAGATTTTAACATGCATGAACTTAATGTTCACCTGCTGCGCGCTCACCTGCTGGCTGAAGTGTTTGCAGTGTCACTGCTGCGCAATGTGCCCATGGTGCATCCTCTGTACAAG ctcctcatACCTCACACTCGCTACACTCTGCAGATCAACATCTTGGCTCGACTTCTTCTGATATCTGAGAATGGAGTTTTCACACAT TATGCAGCTTCTGGCGGAGAGGGTATGTTCACAATCCTGAAGAGATCCATGTCCTCGATGACATACAGCTCACTCTGTTTACCAGATGACATTGCTGAGCGTGGACTGCAGGATGTGCCAAACTTCTACTACAGGGATGATGGACTCCAGCTTTGGGATATGATCCACAA GTTTGTGCAGGGAGTGCTCGGCTACTACTACAAGAATGACAGCGACGTCCAACAAGACTCTGAACTACAGAAGTGGATTTCGGACATTTTTGAACATGGCTTCCTCTCCAAGGCAAGCACAGGTAAACTTTAA